The Porites lutea chromosome 4, jaPorLute2.1, whole genome shotgun sequence genome contains a region encoding:
- the LOC140933836 gene encoding histamine H2 receptor-like: protein MLPLITFLYVTLSFLITSDNLLLILAVKSTRSLQKAANFSLVSLAVADLFVGVIVLPLRIVEAQAFSWSRSIFWCQCSLSLTLFSLSATMLNLLILTIERYCAIIVPLFYQSKFSSRRIFYAIVVGWIVAVMVSFLPFVGLKHKTAQERSNQHRICRFADTMSAEYLSFFSAVVVLFPTLFISYAYVKIFLAASKLRRRLNSLQIPREGEEIMSALKESKTAKNIGIVVGVFYLCWIPFMVAVILSAFYKNLVTPVVVLVISTLVYSNSAMNPILYGYLNREFRLAYKRLFPRVSWPCKWMVHVHQGRFRSYDLSTFSVGDGTGHSQVHVGEGTVPCDSAF, encoded by the exons ATGTTGCCATTAATAACGTTTCTTTACGTTACCTTAAGTTTTCTAATTACTTCAGATAATCTTTTGCTGATTTTGGCTGTTAAATCGACTCGTTCCCTCCAAAAGGCGGCGAATTTTTCACTGGTTTCTTTAGCAGTGGCTGATTTATTTGTTGGCGTTATTGTGTTGCCCTTGAGAATTGTGGAAGCACAGGCTTTCAGTTGGTCGCGAAGTATATTCTGGTGCCAGTGTTCCTTGAGTCTGACTTTGTTCAGCTTGTCAGCTACGATGCTGAACCTTTTGATTCTAACGATTGAACGTTATTGCGCTATCATCGTACCTCTTTTTTACCAAAGCAAATTCTCCTCGCGGAGAATTTTCTACGCCATAGTAGTAGGTTGGATCGTGGCTGTCATGGTATCATTCCTACCATTTGTAGGCTTAAAGCACAAAACTGCTCAGGAGCGAAGCAATCAGCACAGAATTTGTAGATTCGCAGACACGATGAGCGCGGAAtatctgtcatttttttctgccgttgttgttttatttccaaCTTTATTTATCAGTTATGCCTACGTTAAAATTTTCCTGGCTGCAAGCAAGCTTAGACGTCGACTGAACTCTCTGCAGATTCCCAGAGAAGGAGAGGAAATTATGTCGGCGTTGAAGGAGTCGAAAACCGCGAAGAACATTG gaATAGTGGTCGGCGTTTTCTATCTGTGCTGGATTCCATTCATGGTAGCAGTCATCCTAAGTGCTTTTTACAAGAATTTGGTAACTCCTGTTGTAGTTCTCGTCATATCTACACTTGTCTATAGCAACTCTGCCATGAATCCAATCCTTTACGGCTATTTAAATCGCGAGTTTCGTTTAGCTTATAAGAGACTGTTTCCGAGGGTTTCTTGGCCGTGCAAGTGGATGGTCCACGTTCATCAAGGAAGATTCCGAAGTTATGATTTGTCAACCTTTTCAGTTGGAGATGGCACTGGTCATTCTCAGGTACATGTTGGAGAAGGAACGGTGCCCTGTGACAGTGCCTTTTAA